The Streptomyces sp. ICC1 DNA window GCCGTCCCCTTCCATGCGCAGCGCCGCCGCGAAGTCCATCTTGTCCTCCAGCCGGGTCAGGCTCCGGCCGGTCAGCGCCTCGATGCGGCCGATCCGGTAGCGCAGCGAGTTCACGTGCAGGTGCAGGGCCTCGCCGCAGCGGGCCCAGGACCCCTCGTGCTCCAGGAAGGACCGCAGCGTGGGCACCAGGTCGGAGCGGTAGCGCCGGTCGTAGTCGTGGAGCGGGGACAGCAGCCGGCGGCTGAAGGAGCGCCGGACGTCGGCCGGGAGCAGCGCCAGCAGCGACATGACGTGCGCGGCCAGGTCCTCGGGCCCGCAGGCGGCGACCGGGTCCGAAGCGGCCGTGACCCGCCGGGCGTTGCGGGCCTCCGCGAGCGCGTGGCGCAGGTCCGCGGCCTCGCCCACCGGGGCGCTGACGCCGAAGCTCAGCCGCTCCCCGGCCCGCAGCGCGCGCGGCAGCGAGCCGCCCGCGGCCCTGCCGACCGCCTCGGGGGTCAGGTCCCCGTCCTCCCCGACGAGGACGAAGGCGACGGCCTCCGCGCCCGCCGGGTCCCCGTTCCCGGAAGCACCCGCCTCCCCGGCCGGGGCAACGGCGATCCGCTGCCCGGCGCCCGCTCCCAGGCAGTGCGGATGCAGCAGCACCTCCTCCAGGAGGTCCCGTACGGCCGTCCCCACGGGGAACCCGGGCGCGGGCCGCACGTCCAGCCGCGCCGAAACGGCCTGCCAGCGTACGGAGTCCTCCGGGCCCACGGCTCCGGTCGCGAGCCGGGCCGCCGCGTCCTCGGCAGCCGCCGTACGGGCCTGCTCGCCCCTTCTGCCGCACCCTCTAGGGTGGTCGGCATGGCACAGGAACAGGGCCGCACGCCCGGTAAGACCGCGGCGGGCCGGGGCGGCCGGGCCGCCCGGGGCGGTTACGCGGTGGGCGACGCCCGCCGCCGGATGATCCTCGACACCGCCGTCGAGCACTTCGCGCAATGGGGCTTCAACGCCTCCTCGCTGGCCCGGATCGCACAGGACTGCGGGATCACCCAGGGCGGCCTGCTGCACCACTTCCGGGGCAAGGAGGACCTGCTGCTGTCGGTCCTGGCGCGGAGCGAGGAGCACGACGTCGACCGGCTCTTCAGCCCGCCGGGCGAGGGGTTCCCCCCGGTCGCCGAGCACTTCGCCGCGGTCGTCGCCCTCGCGGCGGACAACGCCCGCCGGCCCGGCATCGTACGGATGTACAACACGCTGGTCGGGGAGTCCGGAAACCCCGACCACCCCGCGCACGACCACTTCCGGCAGCGCTACGCCCGGGTGCTGGGTCACACCGTCGGCCTGCTGGAGGCGGGGGCGGCGCGCGGCGAGGTCCGGCCGGGGACGGACTGCGAGGCTGTCGGC harbors:
- a CDS encoding helix-turn-helix domain-containing protein; translated protein: MGPEDSVRWQAVSARLDVRPAPGFPVGTAVRDLLEEVLLHPHCLGAGAGQRIAVAPAGEAGASGNGDPAGAEAVAFVLVGEDGDLTPEAVGRAAGGSLPRALRAGERLSFGVSAPVGEAADLRHALAEARNARRVTAASDPVAACGPEDLAAHVMSLLALLPADVRRSFSRRLLSPLHDYDRRYRSDLVPTLRSFLEHEGSWARCGEALHLHVNSLRYRIGRIEALTGRSLTRLEDKMDFAAALRMEGDGGGGAGGGVGTGPVAFTHLTVPAV
- a CDS encoding TetR/AcrR family transcriptional regulator, with translation MAQEQGRTPGKTAAGRGGRAARGGYAVGDARRRMILDTAVEHFAQWGFNASSLARIAQDCGITQGGLLHHFRGKEDLLLSVLARSEEHDVDRLFSPPGEGFPPVAEHFAAVVALAADNARRPGIVRMYNTLVGESGNPDHPAHDHFRQRYARVLGHTVGLLEAGAARGEVRPGTDCEAVGREILAVMDGLQIQWVLDPEGVDMPGLLAGYLDRRLRDITVAGAGLAAGAGLGTGAGLGLGGGRRLRRLRLGQGLDRALGLDRALARALWLGLRWGLGQPVDRALGRCLQ